Part of the Oreochromis aureus strain Israel breed Guangdong linkage group 20, ZZ_aureus, whole genome shotgun sequence genome, ctgtccctggtgtcaaatatggcagttgacatatgttcaggggtggagccttatcatacgtgtgctctttggtccaggtcggaacatgtatgagggaatgagaggcaatacgattttcatggcgagtcatcgaaatcgccgtggcgccacgacctcacagtatcgcgaaaactcaaaagctccgcaatttaacatggcccaggtgtgtagttgacactgaccaaagatgaagttTAGACGACCAAAtcccaatgaggagttcgaaaaacttcgaggcatggaaatggcaaaattagagccaaaatgtcacattcacctctaaattgcggacttcctgttgggtttgcgtcatatggtcccacagacttttttgttcgtcttgggatgatacacatgtgtgccagatttcatacatgtagctcaaacgatgtgttcgtagggctgcatttaacaaggcataggtggcgctacagagccatttcccaatgctcatatgtaaaaccattaaaatacaaaatttttcaccagacctggcatgtgtgcaaaatttcatgagtttttgagcatggtAAAgacctcaaaaaggcccttgttttgcctgaataataataataataataataataataataataataataagaaacggagcagatacaatagggccttcgcactctcggtgctcgggccctaataataagaaacagagcagatacaatagggccttcgcacagtcagtgctcgggccctaataacaGTGTTACCAGATGTCACTATACAGTGATTCATTGATATTACTACCAGTGTAGTAAAACAATTTGCACTGCtgcagggtgagatggaggaagaTGACCTGCTATGGCAACCTCCAAAGGGAGGAGCCAAAAAAGGAAAtgcttataaacacacacacacacacatacacacatacatacatacatatacacacatatacatatatatatatatatatatataaatgttaatttaaaggaaattgccaatttaaaataataaagtacTACTATCCACTTTCCCTACTTGTGTACCACAAGGAGACACTTAGAGTATCAGCATATTTCTGTATACTTAAAGTAATACAGCAAGTATAAGTAAGCCAATATTCTAAGTAAGAGAGTAACTGATGTAAATTATACTCGCAGAATTTGGTTTTATGATCTGATATTTCATCTGTAGGCAAATAACTTACGCGGTACAGTCCTCAttcttaattttcttttagcAACCCTTAGTACTCCCCATCTCATTTGTTATgctactataatgtggcaggtTGCAGAGCAGCAAATACAAGGCTTGGTTGTATCAACCGCTGCTTCCCTGTTTTAAATGCTTCCTGCTGTTTAAATATAAACTTAACATTTCACGTTTCAAAGCATGTAAGTCGGGACTAAATAGCAGAGACCACAAAAGGACTCAACTTGAAACTTAAACCTGGCGCTGATAAACACCCTATATAAACCTGCCCACACAGACATGTTTTACTTACAACATTTAACTAAGGTGTATTGGTGCACTGCATGCTAGTGAAGCCAGCTAACCAATGTTTCTTTAATATCCAGTCGACAGTGCCTTTGCAGTATTTGCTGCCAACTGGCTAATGAGCTGCTACAGCAAGCCCCGAAGTGCATTTTAAAGTTCAGTACCGCTACTACATCACAAACCCAACTCGGATACACAGAGCTGTGTGGCGTGAATCACAATGAAAGCATACAGCCCGCTAATCTAGCTAATTGCTAGCTTCTGGCTAGCAAGCTAACGCAGCTAGCATCCCATTAGCTGCTCTTACTACTAAGGTTAACGCCAGGGTCTTAGCAGGACCGAGCAGTGAGTGACACATGAGCTAAAACCATGCCTTACCTGCTCTCTTTCGTGCGTacttgtgtgtttatttttattcagcGGCAGTAGCCTGTGGTTGGTGTCTAACGGTGCAGCTTGAGAGTTACTGATGTTTACCGCTGGTCGCACCGGGTAGCTGTGCTCGGCTCCGGGCTGCACCAAAACTGCGCACACAAGGAGGAtcaaggaggagaaggagggagtTCCTGGTGCAGCTGCAGGCACCTCTCAGTGAATCACACTCACACATAAACGCATGGTCGTTTTATTATCGTCATGCAGCTTGTGTTACAACAGAAATGCGATTCAATCACACTGAAGAAATGCAGGAAGCCTTCAATAATTGCTTACTATCttaattgtacatttttttttgaaGTGTCTGCATGTTCTCTACAAAAGCAGGAGCACTTGGAGCATTAGCATAACAAGAAACGATGAAAAGTCTTTAGGTCAGGTGGCTTTCTTTGTGCCACTTCTGGCATTTTGCTGCAAGATGATGAACTCCAGAATGAGTTTGGCTGTCCGAGAAGGCCTCTCCATCACCACAGAGTGTCCGCAGTTCTCCAGCAGGTCCACTCTGCATCCAGGCAAGGTCTCTGCAATCACTGCCGCTCCAGAGACATCCACCACCTGAGCAAATGCAGAATGATTATTAGTATGTCTATGACAGGGATGCCAAACTGACTTTACACTgctcactttgatcttaagtggtgtggaccagtgaaactcttctttctgtcagtgtaaagaagtctATCTATGCATTTAAtccaagaggaaaaaaatatatctcaACAACATGTCTCTTTTTTCTATATGATAAAGAAACACTGctgtaataaatgaaataaatctgtCTGCACAACTCTTTAGACTCtttaagtaaataataaatgtgtAAACTCACAGAAAAAATAACGGTAGTTCATTGCTCAAAATATCCTGTAACTATAAAAAGAGTTTGTATGTGaatccattaaaagaaaaaccaaaatttTCTACCATATATAGTGGGAAAAAGGAACTTCtctgttatttcatttttttatttgttacttatttactttggtgtagtataAATGGCCATGGGGGAAATCTTTATCAGTAGccaaagctgtaaaacttataAAAATGCAGTTACATTTACGACCTTCATATTTCCCAAAGCAGTCCAGTGGGCCAGACTGAAGTCTTTGTCAGCCCAAATCTGGTACCCGAgctttatgtttgacacccctgctctataaAGTTTCTCTTTACTAGAAAACCTGAGCCACCACTTTCAGTGTACAGCACGTGTGCACCTGGAAAATGAATCTTCAGATTAGTTTAGACGCAAAACCTGCTGTGTAATCATTTATGTACTTGGAGGATTTGCTGAGTCATTGTGTTAGTTTACCTGGTCTTGTTTGCCCCATATCACTTGTAAAGGTGTGGTTATTAGATGCAAGTGGTCCTGTAAGGCGTATCTTGATTTCTCACCTACAATCTCcataaaaactaaagaaaaagagAACTTACTGGAATTTTTCCACTAAATTGGAAAATACTGAAATATTTCAGTACAAAGTGAACTGACCTTCTTGGTAAAATGTGTTGTGAGGCTCTCGGACATCTACCAGGCCTTGAAGGATCTAATCAGCGAAAAAGTAGCTTTAACAAAAAGTTCACAAAATAAGCCAAGCTTTGAATAACAAAGCAATTCAGTAAGATGATTACTACTCTGTATTTGATTGCAAATTATTAGCGCAtaaaacgaaacaaaaaaatgtatacTTGAAATGAAGGCCTGACCTGCTGAGGAATTTTAAAGCGAACATGGGAACACAGTTTGAACATATCCTCCATCTCCTCAGGTGTAGTGGGGATCAGCGGGATGTTCAGGGTGTAATTGCTGTGCTCCAGGTCCTGCACATGATTGTCAAACTTGGTCTCACAAGGATGTCTTATTCCTGCAGAATAAAATGATGATTTTGGACACGAAATTAATTTCATGCTCTGTATTAATCGGTTTGCTATTAAAAGGCACTATTTAACCTCCGGAGAGCCCCCGTCCTCATACGGGGACAATAAATTGTGGCTTTCCTGAACCTTATCCTTTACTCTGTTCAATAACGTGATTTATATTTTGCTAAACAGTGACTTTATTGTGTCTTGGCATAACATAAACCCATTGTCCCCACATGGGGACatactttgaaaaaataattgtaataaaagtacTAATATTTGAATAATcccaaatataatatttatatataatataatttcAATCCCAAATAAACTCATAAAGCGTTTTTACAAACCTGACAAGGAAATATTAACTCCAGCATTCCTGTTAATGCTATTTAAAGTTTTGATCTAAGTAACATTACTCTTTCGCAGTCCCAATCATTTAATGATGCCCCCTGGGAAAATTAATTGCATAACGGGTCCAATTACAGATCCAGTCTTAGGTGGGATGTAGGGTTTATATTAGTAATTAAATATTATGTCTAGCTGAACATATTTTTttgtcatgaaaaaaaaagtaacaaaataagcAACCTTCACATTTTCAGAGCCCATATCCTGCAGAATGAGGGATCACTTGGCCAACCAGTTGAGCAGCATTTCTCAGTGGCACTATTGGTTAGCCTGACCCATGCTACCCCCCCACCTCCCCCACACAAAgacatacacactcacataaAACAACCATAAAAGAAACactttgtacattttaaataatcttCCTCATGTAAATACACTGACATTGTCAATATCTTGGTTTTTCATACATTGTTGCATTGTTGATATTCGGCTGaacagtgaaatgtgtttaataaataaacttactTACATTAAAGTTCATACTCACTTGTGTTGAGTAATTGTGAAAACAGCATTAAGTTAAATCCGCATATATCTGGCATGTCTTAATGTGTCTTTATGATGTTGAATTATGTTAATTTTATTAGCCAACTTGTCAAACTTTTAAAATATAGTATGGTATTACACTAGTCCTGTTTTGAACAAGAAAAGGAATAAAACTATTTTGTTAACCCACTGATTCTAAAAACTTTGGATTTTCTGTCTATATGTCTTATACATTTTAGGACCCTACTCTATTTCCAATTGATCACAGAGGTGAAGTCTTTAGTTGAAGCTCTTCCTACATCTAacttctttttctgttgttttggtAAGTTCCTTAATTTCTTTCTATCTGTCTATTAAGATATGTGAGTGCctgtttaaagttaaaaatattcACTCTTTCCTGCATCCAGCCTCTCTTTGGACAAAGCACAAAAGGCTCATTGATGGTGGTTTACACAGGAACACACGCAGGTTTGTTTCCATGACTTCAGAGGACAGTGTATTGACTTTCATTCCCTAAAGAATTACCACAACCCTAAGCACTGGTTGGCTTAAACAAGTCTTCCCTCTAAAACGTACTCCCTTTTTCTCACCATATTAGAATTGAATCCCCACAAAGCGGCCTTGACAGCAGACTGATGTCATCACAGCATAGTACGACTGagctcacacatacacagacacacaaacacactgactgaCCGTCTGGACAGATGAGAGTCATGCTACAGATTTCTGAGGGATAGCAGGCTGCGTAAACCCCGGCCACATTTCCCCCCATGCCGGTTCCGACCAGATGgaactgtttcctgtttaaGCGGATGGTTTCCACAAACTGAGaagaacaaaagacaaaaccagAGTTTCACTGGAATAATTTAGGCACCTGACAAATATactaacatattttaaaaactctaTTTGGTGTACCTGATGGATCCTTTTGACCTGCCCCTGAATGGAATAATCATCTGTGTTGGTGCGTGTTGTCCCCTCATGTCCAGGCATGTCCACACACATTATGTGCAGATGTTTTGGCAGATACTGGAGCAGCAGAAGACAAAAAAGAATGCTTAATGTCATTAATATGATAAATGAATTGAAGCCGAGAAAGGGTGTTTTAAGAAGAATTTCATAAAAAGCACAATATGTATTTATGAAGTCATTTCTAATTAATgtttaaattgaaataaattcTATCCTTTCTCTtggatcatgtgactgatggaGCATGACTCCAAAAGTTTGAGTGTTAGTTAGTTTTAAGTTGAGTGTTAGCCCCATGAGTAATAGGAAGTAAATGCGATATTTAGTGTCAGCCTAACCTTGACAACAGTGAGCCATGTGTCTTTGTGAGCAGAGAAGCCATGCAGCATTAAGATCGAAGGTCTCATTCCAGGCTTTCCTCTGTAGGAGTAACAAAAGCGATAACCACCACAATCCGCATAGCCCACCTGCAGGCCCAGAGTCCTCCTCCAGTACCTGAAGACAAGCAGGTACCATATCTGAGCTACAAAGACTTACATGGAAATTCAAATCTGGGCTTTCTGAAATGCCTTAAAGGATTAATGATGAGGCAGATTGTTTTCCTTGGATAGTCACAGCAGCTAAGACACAAGAAATATCATTAAGCAAAATATGCTAGGTAACTAATGccacagttttcaacaatgtCATTGATCAATGAATTTAATCCTTAGAGGACCTTTCCAAATTAGAAATCACAAAGCGCATGAcaagaaaaggcaaagaaaatcCAGGTACAGTATACAATATGTACATAGACCACTTTGTTAGGCACACTTGTATAACTGCTTAtttacacaaatatctaatcagccatcACAGGGTGAGATGCGAAAGCTCGAACCGTGCATCAGAATGGAGCAGAACGGTGATTAAGTGACTTTGAGAGAATGGtcagaaagagaaaatatccaatgAGCAGCATTTGTCTGGGTGGAAATGtcctgttgatgtcagaggaaaATGGCCAGACAGCTTTGAACTAATAGGAAGGCAAAAACCCCTAAAATAACCAGAAGAGTATCTTTGATCATTCAACAGGCCAAATCTTGAAGcaaatgggctacagcagcagaagatccCATTGAGTGTCACTTCTGTCAACTAAGGACAGAAAAATCACACaagctcaccaaaactggacaatagaAAATTGCCCACTTTGATGAGTCtccatttctgctgtgacattcagactgtatggtcagaatttggcataaacaagatgaaagcatggatccatcctgccttgtactAATGGTTCAGGCTGCTAGTTGTGCAGTGGTGTGgggaatattttcttggcacacttggTACCAGTTGAGCATTGTTCAAAATATTGCAGCCTACCCGAGTATTGTTGCCATGActatccctttatgaccacagtgtactcaTCTTCTTATAGCTTCAATATAACGGGCCATGTCACTAAGCTCGAATCAGGCTCCATTTACAGTGAGTTCACATATACTCAAATGACTCATTCCCTACATCCCAGTCCAATAGACCCCCAGTAAATGGGGTAATGGAAGCCGACAAATCTGCTGTAACTAAGTGAtgccatcatgtcaatatggaccaaaatctttCACGGATGTTTCCAGCATCATGTTAaatctatgccacaaagaatCAAGGCAGTTCTAAAGGCAAAGGGGGTCCAGcccagtactagcaaggtgtacctaacaaagtggctgaGTGTATATCAGAGATTCAATCAGACAGAAACAtcattaatgtgattaaacCTCATCCTGGATTAAGTTGTCATTCTAAACCAAACACTCTGACTgacacacataaaaataaatcatagaATAGTATAGAATATAAATTGAAGTACAGCACAAGAAAGCCATCTACATTACCAGTAATACACTTTAATTAATGCAGAGGGCCAGAGAAGAAAGGAAGCCAGAAAGGCCAGGATGGGAATAGCCAGTGTTCCTCCAGCAATAATACACAGGTTCACCACATCCAGATCAGCTGCCATGGCTCAACTGAAAAGAAATGAACATAAACTCACGTATTGTCCTTCTGGGGAGAAATCTGTTAGAATTCCACATAATTTCCATATTTAGTTAAGACTATAAATAAAAGGGTGTCTTTAGGATGTGCATGTGCACGAAATAAACTGATACAAGCTGTAAAATAACTGAAGCGCGCTTCTATAACAGATGctgaaaaaacagtaaaaacttaCCTTTGAGATGATTCTCCCCTCCTTCTTTCTTCTATCTCAGGCGGGAGCATCAAAAGTGATTTTGTTAATTAGCTGTACAGCATGCACACTCTACAACATTTATTCCAGCTATTTTTATGTGCAGAAAGTATCAGTGGTTAACTAATATTTCTAAAATGAAAAGCGCCTTTTGTAGAGGGCAGTTATTCGTTTCACATTATGCCTGCTCTGGATAAACCCATTGATTCTCATCGTTGGGGTAAAATAGGCCACTCCATCATTGGGTCGATCATTTAAAGTGAACACACAGGCCAAGCTTTGTGCAGACAAGATAATTTGGGGTTCTGAATCAGACTTTAAATACTGAAAAATTGATATTTTAGTGTGTATGACAGACTTACTTCCATCTGGGACGAATCCCAGAAATAAATGTGCACTTTCATAAAAGGTGCCTCGTTTGGTCAGACTCAGTGGCAGTCACTATTTTCTACTGACACGGTTAGTCTGAGAGCGGAGGCTGAGGAAGGCCAGTCCAAACAGCCACATCAAATTACAAGCTGAAGCTTAAGGCTAAAACTGACCACTGGGTGTCATTATAGAGGCAGACTGTTTCCTGCAGTGTGTGGTAAAGTTTCAAGGGTCTTTCGCACAGATCACTGGGTGTCCTGAGGACCTAACTTCAAGATGTCGTCACTTCCAGTTCAGTGGGGAGAGAGGCTTTTAGGGAATTGGATACAGATTTCTTTTGCAGATGTGGGCGACAGAATTTCACATCTTCGCTGCCCTACTGCGTTGATGTTGACTCATCAGACTTCCCCCAGTGCTTGGTACAtttctacatttatttttctatatttatcCAATGCATAGAGATGTGCCAAAAATATATacagataaaaatataaagctgaaaataaattataaccctaaaaattaaaactacattttccaaATATTTTCAACTAGATTAAATCTGCTCAATTGATAAAAGCAATAACTTTGCAAAGTAACACTGGGTGTGATTCTGATTTAGAAATGATCAGcagtgtttttctatttatCACCTTGTGTACATCAGTTGAATCAGAGTCTAAAGGTCTGTAAAGCACACAGTACTGACAGCTGTTAAATAAACAGCTGATAACTGCTGTTGGGAAAGTGACGTTCAGCTTCTGAGATCTGCTAAAAACACCTGAGCTGTTCATTATGCTGCGATTTTGGTAAACCGGTTTAATCATTGTGGTTATTCACAAACTATGTCGAAATTTAACCTAACCCAATACAAAACAAGGATTACAGAGTAAAAAGGCTGAAGTTCACAGCTGCCACTCTGCTGCATCTCTGGTCCACTACAGATGACCTACATACAAAGTAGAGCAGAACAAACGGACACGGCAATGCCGCAGAGGGGCTCGCCTTGCATGGGAATGATTCTCATATTTGAGTGTATATAGGACAGAGGCGATGCTCCCAGTCTGCTCGCTTTGACTACATCGTGTTGGCCGTCACATTATGTCCTGAGAGATATACTTGGTGGAGCAAAGCTGGCAGAACAGAAACAAGAGAAGCAATGTAGCGACACAAAAACGTGTCACGATGACACATTCACGCAGGTCAGCTGTTTCGCTGGGAGCAACGACCTTATGAATATTGTGAAATTTTAAATTTGCCAATAGACTCGTGTTGAGAAACATTCGGTCTCATCCTTTACAGAGTAACTGTGAGTGTTGGGGTTGCTCTAAGGGAGTAACTGCAGTGAGTGTTAGTCTCCCAGCAGAAAGACAACCACACAGGCATGGATCGATTAGTGAAGGAGCTTAAAAGACCAAGAATCCCTTCATTAGAGCCTCAGTTCAGAAGTGAACAGTAACATTTCttaatggaaaataaacaaCTACAAGAAGTCGTAAAATTATTCATTGCAAGAAAATAACTAAAGGGGTTGTCTGGCTATTTTAGAAGAGTATCTTTTGCGTAAATTTTTGCTTGTATGGTTTTGCGTCACACTTCCATGATACAATTCAATAAagtttggaggaaaaaaaaaaaaaaagtcaaaatcaaAGCAGCAGTGACTGCAAGGCCTGTACTCTGATGTTGAGGGTCCATCTGGTCACAATTTCTGGAACAGTTTGTTTGTGGTGGCAACCTTGTTTAACCCTGATGTGCTCCAACTTTGCATTCTGGGATGTGGAGGAAGTAAAATCAAGAGAATCAGTGGTCTCACCTGGACTAGCATCACACCTTCATTTGAGCCTTCTGTGTTTATCCTTTCTAGGGGGTTCTCCCACGGTTTTTATACATGCACTTTGGCTTCCAtttttccctccctccttcAAAGGAAATGAAACTGATGAGAAATACAACAAGTTCCCCCACTCGGCAACTGATTCATATCAGAGCAAACTGACTATATGTTTGGAAATGCCCTTAGCCGTAAAGgattaaccctttaaatacAGTTTACAACAAAACCTGTGTTGCAGCTATGTAGTGTTCAGTTGAAGCAGAGATAATCCTGTTGACATCATCAGGTATATTTTGTCAAAATGTGGTGAATAAGCTGAAActctaatgtaaaaaaaacaaacaagcaaaaacaaaaatgtttttcaaaacaagaagtGAAATCTATTAGCTCTGGGAGAATCAGGTATAGTTTGTCCTGTTTTCCAGGATTGTCTAATCCATTTAATCCTATGATCATGACAGCTTATACAAAGCAGGACTAGTTATAAatgagatgacctatgtacaagGATTTTTGTTCTAATTCCCACATTGATACCAGCTTTTGCTTTGCGTGTTCAAAAACAGCAGAATGATGTTCAAACTGATCAGTCTCGTCCGCCGCTCTAAGCCTTCATATGCAAATAGAAGGTAAATTGCAGGCCGATGCCTGTCTACATGTTGACTTTACAACAGCGCATGCTTTTCAGGTGATACAAACATTTTACCTAACACAACATTACTCTCAGCAACACACAGCGTGATAGAAAAGGGAGGGAAAAACAGCAGATATGAAACCAAACTCCACCCTTCCTGGATGACAGGAGCGATATCAATATTCTAAAATGCTACAGAGAAGATATGACCTCTGTCGTTTTGTCTACAGTAGGAATGAAGTCAGCTCAGCTGGATGAAGATAATGGTTATTTAGGAGAAACAGAAGCCACCCTCTACTGCCTTCAGAATGAATTCCCTGTTGCatagtcaaaggagcttgcaaagaaaagcgtctggacttctttaagttgcttgaagacgtttcacctctcatccgagaagcttcttcagttctaaggtcaaatggcagagagtcccagatttaaacccagtgggagtatccccaaagaggacaaaggacccctgatgatcctctaatcacctgagccaaggtgtgaaagcgggtgtgggtcccaatcagccagggtttcgggtgagctcattgtgaaacctggccccaccttatcatgtgatttcctgaggtcagatggcccaggatgtgagtgggcgttaaggcacacactcagacaaaaactggttcacccgaaagacacaactccaaaacacagacttaacaacgtggtgtatgctgtacagggCAGCgaggaatagaatagaatagaatagaatagaatagaattcaactttattgtcattgcacatgtcacaggtacagggcaacgaaatgcagtttgcatccatccagaaagtgctttagctgTGATATaggtatattacaatatatattagcaataatatagatatgtaagtatattacagaaatgggtctattatggtatgttataatgtacacagtgtgaagtatgttatgaatattctataactataagtatgtacaggctgtagtgagtacaagctatgtacaggctatgaacaggatataaatatgaaataaaaactgtacagaaatctgagatatacagttatacagaaatgtgaactatgcaagttataaacagttgtaggattaaaaattatcgtatgtacagaatgattatttacacagaactgtacagtagtggtaaagtgctagtgggtgtgtgtatgttcagtccatgagtttaatgtgggtcagatgtcaggaggcagagttcaggagtctgacagctgtggggaagaagctgtttcggtacctggtggtcttagtccagaggctcctgtagcgcctcccagagggcaggagggtgaagagtctatgtgatgggtgactagggtctttgatgattttcccagcccttttcagacaccgcttcctgtagatgtcctttatggcaggaagtggtgctccggcgatgcgctgggcagttttcacgaccctctgcaacgccttctggtccgaggcggagcagttccgctcagcaccgctcctacatcagtgggggagagagtcagaggttggtggtctggcgtcatgtctgttatggttgtggttgtggggttccctcgctcaaaacgagcataaaagttgttgagctcgttgaggaaggaggcatcagaggatgtgggggagggtttggtggtcctgtagtctgtaatggtctggagtccttgccacatgcgtcggggttggagttggagaagtgttcttctaccttctttttgtaatggtgtttggctttttgatgcccttctttagattagccctggctgtactgtaggcgtgtgcatctcctgacctaaaggcggtgttgcgggccttcaggaggagacgaacatcccggttcatccaatgcccagacctctacattggagagaccaaacagccacttcacaagcgcatggcacaacatagaaaagccacctccacaggacaagactcagcagtccatctgcatctaaaggataaaggacactctttcgaggatgccaatgttcacattttggacagagaggacagatggtttgaaagaggagtgaa contains:
- the LOC116324771 gene encoding monoacylglycerol lipase ABHD6-like translates to MAADLDVVNLCIIAGGTLAIPILAFLASFLLWPSALIKVYYWYWRRTLGLQVGYADCGGYRFCYSYRGKPGMRPSILMLHGFSAHKDTWLTVVKYLPKHLHIMCVDMPGHEGTTRTNTDDYSIQGQVKRIHQFVETIRLNRKQFHLVGTGMGGNVAGVYAACYPSEICSMTLICPDGIRHPCETKFDNHVQDLEHSNYTLNIPLIPTTPEEMEDMFKLCSHVRFKIPQQILQGLVDVREPHNTFYQEVFMEIVGEKSRYALQDHLHLITTPLQVIWGKQDQVVDVSGAAVIAETLPGCRVDLLENCGHSVVMERPSRTAKLILEFIILQQNARSGTKKAT